From the Nodularia sp. NIES-3585 genome, one window contains:
- a CDS encoding ribbon-helix-helix protein, CopG family: MKPTTIYLPEETEANLQELATQTGKSIPEIIQELISDYLTKKPQKLPKSVGMGASGRSDLSSKAEQLLWTEE; the protein is encoded by the coding sequence ATGAAACCAACAACAATTTATTTACCAGAAGAAACTGAAGCTAACCTACAAGAATTAGCCACTCAAACAGGAAAATCTATTCCTGAAATTATCCAAGAATTAATCAGCGATTATCTGACTAAAAAACCTCAAAAATTACCCAAATCAGTGGGAATGGGCGCAAGTGGAAGATCCGACTTATCCTCTAAAGCAGAACAACTATTATGGACAGAAGAGTAA
- a CDS encoding type II toxin-antitoxin system VapC family toxin — MDRRVIADTSGIIAFLDRDDHYHHLAVNIVTNYQIYIPVTVLPEVDYLATKYLGERVARSFIEDLGDEYFNYLTIELDDINKITKLMEKYKDLPLGFVDASLVILAEHHQIKRIFTLDRRHFNLIQSEQVKYLQILP, encoded by the coding sequence ATGGACAGAAGAGTAATAGCAGATACCAGTGGAATTATTGCTTTTTTAGATAGGGATGACCACTACCATCACCTAGCGGTTAATATTGTCACTAATTATCAAATTTACATCCCTGTAACCGTTTTGCCAGAAGTTGATTATTTAGCTACCAAATATCTAGGAGAAAGAGTCGCTAGAAGTTTTATAGAAGACTTAGGGGATGAATATTTTAATTATCTTACTATCGAGTTAGACGATATTAATAAAATTACAAAACTTATGGAAAAATATAAAGATTTACCCCTTGGGTTTGTTGATGCTAGTTTAGTGATTTTAGCAGAACATCATCAAATAAAAAGAATTTTCACCTTAGACAGAAGACATTTTAATTTAATTCAATCAGAACAAGTTAAATATCTACAAATCTTGCCATAA
- a CDS encoding cold-shock protein: MKFTGKVKAISIKESKAGLGFIDSDRPIPGHEGDILFFADKLIGLGIEYVERGDSVEFTVTEWNRKDGTIQKIAEEVRFLNKTISLTGVINWVSAEKGNGYIKPDTPLDSINKDLFFFKQDLEDVEIENIAKGDQVEFIVKIVNYRDGRVIKSVKNIRLLSEQVNLSIQSATNTQSSDPPSAANIQTSDIVSVTNLQTYNHHTLKLKEVKEKIGLLLSSYKTLSDPAEFEDYTFMILRLLGIHSLYQYDKKNQAGRADGFFIISSLAVMYDCTLRNDFEEHKKEQIENYVNKLKNSQITIDFRLTDGGVRKKTLQIQGKNCQVWIITKNNTRELYDVDGIRVKEVAVQDLMKVFNKRLYSDAFEEDELSANLAVIDKS, translated from the coding sequence ATGAAATTTACCGGGAAAGTTAAGGCTATTAGTATTAAGGAAAGTAAAGCTGGTCTGGGATTTATTGATTCTGATAGACCAATACCTGGTCATGAAGGTGACATACTTTTCTTTGCTGACAAACTGATTGGTCTAGGAATTGAATATGTAGAGCGAGGAGATTCAGTAGAATTCACTGTTACTGAATGGAATAGAAAAGATGGCACTATCCAAAAAATTGCTGAAGAAGTTCGCTTCTTGAATAAAACGATCAGCTTAACAGGTGTTATCAATTGGGTAAGTGCTGAAAAAGGCAACGGTTATATAAAACCAGACACACCATTAGACAGTATAAATAAAGATTTATTCTTTTTTAAACAAGATTTAGAGGATGTAGAAATAGAAAATATTGCCAAAGGCGATCAGGTTGAATTTATAGTAAAAATTGTAAATTATAGAGATGGGAGGGTGATCAAGTCAGTTAAGAATATTCGGTTACTTTCAGAGCAAGTCAATCTTTCCATACAATCAGCCACAAATACACAAAGTTCTGATCCACCATCAGCCGCAAATATACAAACTTCTGATATAGTATCAGTCACCAATTTACAAACTTATAATCATCATACTTTAAAGCTCAAAGAAGTCAAAGAAAAAATTGGTTTACTTTTGAGTAGCTATAAAACATTATCAGATCCAGCAGAGTTTGAGGATTATACATTCATGATTCTCCGGCTATTGGGTATCCATAGCTTATATCAATATGATAAAAAAAATCAAGCTGGTAGAGCCGATGGTTTTTTTATCATTAGTAGTCTGGCAGTAATGTACGACTGTACACTCAGAAATGATTTTGAAGAACACAAAAAAGAACAAATTGAAAATTATGTTAATAAATTGAAGAATTCTCAGATCACAATTGATTTCAGATTGACAGATGGTGGTGTGAGGAAAAAAACTCTGCAAATCCAGGGTAAAAATTGTCAGGTCTGGATAATTACTAAAAACAATACTAGGGAATTGTATGATGTTGATGGTATTCGTGTTAAAGAAGTTGCAGTTCAAGATTTAATGAAAGTCTTTAATAAAAGACTTTATTCAGATGCATTTGAAGAAGACGAACTATCTGCAAATCTTGCAGTAATTGATAAATCTTGA